AgccatttaatattttaaacatttgtatttaGAAGAGAGATCTCAAGGGCTACAGACTTGGATAACAGACTCTTTTAAAGAACTGCATGATACTCAAGCTCAGAAACTTGCTGTAGCTGGTGTAATAGTTGAAGAGATAAGAGCTAGCATATATAAAGAAACTAGATTTAGATGTTCTGCTGGAATTGCCCGGAATAAAGTatgatatagaatattattactcatattctctgaattttatatcatacataatttttattattattatgactattaattaaatgaaattccATTAATAGATATTAGCAAAACTAGCATGTGGATTACATAAGCCAAATTGTCAAACAATTTTACCTGAGGCTGCTGTTTCAAGTCTCTATTCTACATTgccaataaaaaaagttcGAAATCTTGGTGGAAAACTTGGCGATGTTGTAGTCGATTCTCTTGGTTGTAATGTTATGGGAGATTTAATGCAATATTCTTTAGAACAATTACAAAAACGATTTGATGAAAAAACTGGGTAAGAAAGAACTTCAGACTTTTATGAACAAGGTtcgatgataattaataatttgtttgtatttctgacaatttataattgtgattCTCCAGTTTTTGGCTGTACAATATTGCCCGAGGTATAGATGACGAACCTGTCATTAACAGATTATTGGCAAAGTCTATTGCTGCATGTAAAAAGTTCCCTGGAAAACAAGCTATTACTTCGTTAGATGTGGtaagagattatttaatataaattctaatattatataacaaatgtcCAAGACATATTTACAGAttagataagaaattttatgcatatattatatgtgtgttttatatatatactcttatatgttatatatataaatatatatatatatatatatatatatatatatattttatatatagttaaagcACTGGGCTGGAGATTTGGCTGCTGAAGTTTGCGAACGGCTTGAACAAGATTTTGAGGAGAATCATCGACGCGCGACGCTACTCaccattttttatcattattatcaaaataaaagtattgtgTCACAAACACGTTCGCTCGTCTTGAATTCGTACAAACCAGACAAAATAGCAAGTCAATGCGTGGACGTTATTACCAAGGCGATACAATGTCCAGTGGCATATATGGGCATTTCTGCTAGTAAATTCGTACCGTCGAAAGAAAGTGGTAgcttcttaaaattttttaaaaatgttaaatcaaGAGATAAAGAAAGTTACAAGGCAGATTCTAAAACTGATAAATCGGACATTGTAAATTCGCCTAGAGATATGATCAGTTCCTCAtctaatttagaaataaaagaagaaaaactaTTTACTGTTGCCAATAAAGAAGATTCATTTTTAAGAACGGAAGAGAAATCTCAAAGAAACAAAGAATCTACTGTGAGCAAAAAATCAGCTGCAACAACTAGCAAACCGatgaataaaacaattaaagaaaTCTTTAATAGTTCATTAAATATGAGCACAGAAGATTCACCTATATCGAAAAGGGTTGTCAAGCTGATCCAGGTGTGCAACGAACGTGATAAGGCTAAGttaaaagataaacatctgTCAAATGTGGcaataaataacaatgattttcaaaattcgttctttatgaatatatataagactGAAAAGAAGGAATGTTCTGATAATATCGATGAAAATATCGAAGGAGAATTAGAATATGGGGAACAATCTAGCGCGGATGAAAAAAACACGATTAACGAGGACATCGATGATTACAATTCTAATTTATGCGTACAAGAGGACGCTCAAAAAAAACCTTCCACAAGTTACGCATTTACTCATGTAAATAGCAACGACACAGATTCTACAAGAAAGAGCAATGAAGGAACTTCCGTGCAAAATCCCTCGGTACGATTACGAGAAATATTTCCAAATTTAAACGAGATAGATCCCGATATTTTGCCACTGTTGCCGGCTGATTTGCAGGAGGAAGCAAAATTGTATATGAAATCACAAAGTAAAAAGCAAGAGAATGTCAAAGTGGCTCGAGATTTGCCAAAGACAGGGAGAGGAAGACCTAGCAAATCCAAAATCGCCAAGAATGATAAGAGACGCAATCTTCTGgataattttttgatcaaAACCGACTCGAGCGAGTGCAACGTACCTTTGGAGCGATGTGCCGAATGTGATCAAATGATACCTATGACGAAATTTTTCGAACACGTAGACTTTCACGTCGCGCAAAATTTGTGCCGCGAGATCAACAAGCCCGCGTTGGGCGAAAATGGGGTGAAAAGGAAATTCAAGGACGCCGAAGCTGACGTTACTACTGTGAAGCGTCCAACAGCGATAACTACAAAACCCAATCAATAATTACATTCTCTCGTAGCTATATATTGCTtgcaaatcaaatatattttatcattaattatttactttctcATCACTCATATATTATGCACTTATTGcaatcatagaaaaaaattataagagagaaaagaatatttaatatgtgtatatattgtataattgtatatgtattatatattagaagcTAGAAATACATGTttgagattttataaaaaaaagtgaaatgaatttttatagtagataatattaacattatatcaaacatatatcaaaatgttataataaatcatattttaattgaaaagttataatgaattacatataatttcgattgtctctcaaattatttttttgattctGATATACctcgaatttttaattatatattttttttatctatgcCTGACAatgaataagtataaatattatttaaaaaataatataaaaaaaaaattaaaaattcatatttgtttACATCATTGTTCATATACGTTTCCTCCGCACTGAAGGAGAAGAACGGAACGATTTACATTTGCGAACTTTCTGTTTTCTGATAGTgtgcatacatgtatatatagtgCGTGTATAGAGCCTCAAGTTGAGAGGCTCCCATGCGAGGTACGAGCTTTGCACTAAAGGCCAATCTACATTAGTTGCATCGTAGCGTCGCAAAAGTTAGCTTGACGCTGATTGGATCACATTGCTTGCGACGCTCCGATGTGACTAATGTAGAATGACCTTAAGGAAGAGACTGTGTAAATCAATCTCTGACACGTGCTCTCGACTCGCATGATAAGGCCTCTTTTTAATTGTTCTGCACCAATTTTACGGTTAACACGACGGAGCTAAGTAAAGTTTATTATGGCGAAATTAGGTAAAACATCAATGAAAATTGTGTGTAATAAATCATGAAATAACAAGAAATTGTagtgcatttaatttttaatgcgtgGCACAATCGGCAAGCGAAGCAATCAATTTGTggaatacaaataatacattttttttggagtcttatcttgaaatatttgtttttttttgtatgaatgaagtgttttcttttttaatggttgctacatgtatttatatattttttgatgaatttctgtaaatgtttttttttccttttttcttagACTATAATGGCATGTCAAGTAACAGTGGCAGTGAAGATGAATGGGTGGAAATTGAAAATCGTGAGGACATTTCATGCCTGTTTTGTACAGAAACCAGTAATGGATTTTCCTCTGCACTGCATCACATCAATACTTTTCACAAGTTTAACTTCTGTCATTTTATAAGGAAACACACTCACGATACATACTcgtatatcaaattaatcaattttattcgctataaaaagattttacctGAACAATTGAGTGTACTGGGTATAGAAGCTTGGGACAATGATGAAAATTTACGTCCAGTTGTGGAAGATGACCCATGGTTAATGTACGGTAAGTATAAAGAATCTAAGGAGCAACTTTTCTGttgatattatacaaattacacactgacttataaaatattatattttaataaagctaTTGAAGATCTCGTCAacattaaagtatttataaaatattatattttaataaagatattgaagATCTCATCAACATTAAGAATATGAGTGAAGAAAAAGCAAAACCAATATACCAAACTAATGATTGTGTAACTTTACCGAAAGAACAATACGAGGATATGAAAAGAACTATAAGATCGCTCAACTCTCAGCTAAAAGAAAGTGAGACAACGTGTTTCTTAGTCAAGcaggtataaatatataatcatcaaacatattttcatatatattgtgacttttaagaaaaatgatttttttatagcaaatgGAAGAGATGAAAGAGAAAGCTCAGAAGTTAATACTAGGTGATGATTTAGatggaaaggaaaaaaatactcTAGTCAATGCTCACAATCCCAATGTTGATGAAGGATATTTCAACACATACAGTCACTTTGCTATACATCACGAAATGTTAACAGTAAGTTTCAATTGTaagattatgaaaaataatgaactaaagattttcatttctagttaaagaaatattaaattaaaaaaaaaaaatactaattttatttacaaaaatgtaataaaagaaatattttgcctCAGGATAAAGTACGAACAGAAAGCTATCGTGATGCACTCTTGACAAATTCTAACAGATTTCAAAACTGTATAATGTTGGATGTTGGTTGTGGTACTGGTATTTTGTCGATGTTTGCAGCAAAGTCTGGTTGTCGTAAAGTTATTAGTGTCGATCAGTCTGATGTGATATATCATGCTATGGATATAGTAAGGTgcaaatgattatatttttcgtatatttaaataaatgaagaaatatatatatatatatattaatacaagctgtaaatataaaaagattatcaaAAATCAGTTTTTATCTCAAATTAGATCTTATATAAAGAgcgtacattaataataaaattgattttagggAAAACAATCTTACTGacataattactttaaaaaaggGTCGTTtagaagatattaatataggGGTAGATAAAGTGGATGCAATAATATCCGAATGGATGGGATACTTTCTCTTGTTTGAAGGAATGCTAGACACAGTCATTTATGCAAGGGAACATTATCTAACACCTGATGGAGTAATTCTTCCAAACAGATGCACAATTAGTATTGTAGGAAGCGGTGACACGAGTATgtgttattttactttttcctgcaattaattaaatatttttcttggcaAAATATTCCATACttaagagatataatatttacaatgcactatttatattattttgcacagaGAGATATATCGATCTGGTTGATTATTGGTCAAACGTGTACGGTTTTAAAATGAGTTGTATGAAAGCAGAGGTGGTACGTGAACCGAGCATAGAGATCTGTAATATCGACAACCTGGTAACGAGCACCGCCGAGATCCAAGTTTTTGACTTGTACAAAGTCACTACGGACTGTGTCAATTTCTCGGCTCCCTTTACATTGAATGTAAAAAAGACGGGATCCTTAACCGCGATAATCggttattttgacatttttttcgatCTCGAGAATCCGGTATATTTTAGCACAGGCCCTAATTCTACTCCGACACACTGGAAACAGACGGTATTTTCCTTAAGCGAGCCTATTAGTATAACCGAAGGTAAGttactacatttttatttagtttttataatgagattaatatactaattctctcttatatcatatttaaattatattcctcTTGGTCATAGGTGAAGTTTTAACTGGCACATTGATTTGTCGAAGACACTGTAAAGATATCCGAGGTTTAATCGTTACCATCCATATAAAAAACTTCACTCaggtatattatttagattaaacattgaatatttatttagcgGAGGTATAGCCAATTATGTGCCAACTTGAGAATAGGGGTCCAGCTATCATATTCCGTTATTACATTCTCATGCGAAAGACGCGTGACTAAGCTTTACATCTCTTTATACAGTTTGAAATTTCCTATCTATAATCTcctatctacatatatatatatatatatatatatatatatatatatatatatatatatatatatatatatatatatatatatacacactatatactatatagatttataatttccatttagatgtaaatggaaaattttcaaatttatgcatttcAAAATTCTTCCAACTCTTTccgacttttaatttttatgttatgaaaacttgaatatatGCTGTTGCATATAGATGTGGGCGtgcgtatgtatgtgtgcgcgcgcgcgcgtgtacatttttctttcggAATAAGCGAGATATAGAATACAGCAGttcttcttaaataatttactaatgAATTTGCccgaattaatatataataattgatctAGAAGCTATTTACATTTGTGCCTTTTTAATGATAGCGATTCATATCtctatataaatcaatattatatatgcattctTATAaactcaatttaaaaaatttttgcatgaATGATAGAGTTTCAATCTTTAAAGTTGAATATTCACTGTGTaagtataaaacataaaatcaaaaaaaaagtCCGCAGAGCTTAGTATACAGACAACGATATATAGTGTGTTCGcccaaattcaatttttactaaatcatTCTAAGGAATATTTGATGATCTATAAACGAATTTCTTCAAAGTTCTCTTGTTGCTACTACTAACTTTCTCTgcaataaagtttcattaatatctctttgaataatattgatatgcTTCAATCGTccgatatattaatattacgcaAACTTCTCCTGCCACACGTTCTTCTTGCATGTGATACGTATGTACAAGGATCGAATTATCGAGAATAATGTAGGGATCGTGCTTGCTAccgaattaaaattgcaatcaaacaattaattatgattctgtgatataaaaaaattagctaTAGAGAATGATATATCAGTGACATTTttcgcaattatttatatacgagAGGGACaatgtgcgtgtgtatatgaaaaaataaggcCTACTTTGCctcgtatatacgtatacatacagTTGTAAGTACAGTAATCTGTTGAAATAGCGAACTTTAATCCGCATTATCtgtaattatcaaataattatataatcgatGCTCTTTTGAAATGTacgcaaattaaaataaaaactttagaaTCTTTCAAGCTTACTGAATcatttatgtatgtgttagtctatgtttatttttgtctttataGATATGCAGaacttctaaatatattattttcacggataaaatatataagcaatttatctcacatttttttagtttataaaatcCTATACCGATAATTtagcatttttaataaagcattaatccaacataaaaaaaaatgttaaaggcTTCCAATTATGcagttcaattaaaataaaatacgttatatatttaaaagttatcgaatttttaatttaattatgaaataattacgaTATATCTAGGCAAAAAATAACGAACTGTCAAGAAGACATATTCTACCCTTcactgtataataatatccgaGACTCCTATTATGTTTAGAGCCCGGAATTGCACGCTATTAAGTagttctaataataataataatataatattaatatttttaaaaaaatgcgctGTACTCTGTGGTACCGCGTATAATTAGAGACGAAGCCGCATAACAATTACGAAGCAACGGGCATGCCGTCGGTTAGAAATACGTGGACGGAACGGGCGTTCACCGGTGACGGCACGATGAGCCACTCGTATGTTTGTCGGCGGTAAACTCATCGGGGTTCACTCGATATCCCATGGCGCGAATAACGCGCTCGCGAGACGAGAAGATACCGGCATTGGAAAGCGTGCGGTATCCGCGTATGTTTAACGTAACTCTATCCAATAATGCACGTTCTGGCCTAGGGCAACCGAGTGTGCCCCCTTTCCCCGCCGAGCACTCGGCAAACACACACGGAAGGTAGGGCAGAGTCACGTATcgtgcgcgcacacacacacacacgcacacgtacacacagacacacatatatatatttggataaaaatcctctctttctctctacgtATAAAAGTATTCATTTATATCCGCGTACCATCGCGAATGTTACGGTATTCGTTCGTCGAAAGGAAGATTCTCTTTTCTCCTTGAGAGGCATTTTATTAATCGAAATTTTAGATGCGAGGTGTGAAAATAAGTCTATTGGTGAAttgattttctattaatatgaaTGGACTATGGATTTCAATGGAACTG
This sequence is a window from Anoplolepis gracilipes chromosome 10, ASM4749672v1, whole genome shotgun sequence. Protein-coding genes within it:
- the Art3 gene encoding protein arginine N-methyltransferase 1; amino-acid sequence: MAKLDYNGMSSNSGSEDEWVEIENREDISCLFCTETSNGFSSALHHINTFHKFNFCHFIRKHTHDTYSYIKLINFIRYKKILPEQLSVLGIEAWDNDENLRPVVEDDPWLMYDIEDLINIKNMSEEKAKPIYQTNDCVTLPKEQYEDMKRTIRSLNSQLKESETTCFLVKQQMEEMKEKAQKLILGDDLDGKEKNTLVNAHNPNVDEGYFNTYSHFAIHHEMLTDKVRTESYRDALLTNSNRFQNCIMLDVGCGTGILSMFAAKSGCRKVISVDQSDVIYHAMDIVRENNLTDIITLKKGRLEDINIGVDKVDAIISEWMGYFLLFEGMLDTVIYAREHYLTPDGVILPNRCTISIVGSGDTKRYIDLVDYWSNVYGFKMSCMKAEVVREPSIEICNIDNLVTSTAEIQVFDLYKVTTDCVNFSAPFTLNVKKTGSLTAIIGYFDIFFDLENPVYFSTGPNSTPTHWKQTVFSLSEPISITEGEVLTGTLICRRHCKDIRGLIVTIHIKNFTQVYYLD
- the Dnapol-eta gene encoding DNA polymerase eta, which translates into the protein MANSVNRIIVLIDMDCFFCQVETKLQPEHEGKPLAVVQYNQWKMGGIIAVNYQARSFGVTRHMRGMEAKEKCPDIVLVSVPCLRGKADTSRYRRAGREVIEVIKKHCNVIERASVDEAYLDITDIVDKRLTTTNVSPKELIPSLANTYVVGYSEINKNDEEERSQGLQTWITDSFKELHDTQAQKLAVAGVIVEEIRASIYKETRFRCSAGIARNKILAKLACGLHKPNCQTILPEAAVSSLYSTLPIKKVRNLGGKLGDVVVDSLGCNVMGDLMQYSLEQLQKRFDEKTGFWLYNIARGIDDEPVINRLLAKSIAACKKFPGKQAITSLDVLKHWAGDLAAEVCERLEQDFEENHRRATLLTIFYHYYQNKSIVSQTRSLVLNSYKPDKIASQCVDVITKAIQCPVAYMGISASKFVPSKESGSFLKFFKNVKSRDKESYKADSKTDKSDIVNSPRDMISSSSNLEIKEEKLFTVANKEDSFLRTEEKSQRNKESTVSKKSAATTSKPMNKTIKEIFNSSLNMSTEDSPISKRVVKLIQVCNERDKAKLKDKHLSNVAINNNDFQNSFFMNIYKTEKKECSDNIDENIEGELEYGEQSSADEKNTINEDIDDYNSNLCVQEDAQKKPSTSYAFTHVNSNDTDSTRKSNEGTSVQNPSVRLREIFPNLNEIDPDILPLLPADLQEEAKLYMKSQSKKQENVKVARDLPKTGRGRPSKSKIAKNDKRRNLLDNFLIKTDSSECNVPLERCAECDQMIPMTKFFEHVDFHVAQNLCREINKPALGENGVKRKFKDAEADVTTVKRPTAITTKPNQ